A window of Streptomyces gilvosporeus contains these coding sequences:
- a CDS encoding MraY family glycosyltransferase: protein MGQPVREYLLTLCVTAAVTYLLTGPVRKFAIAAGAMPEIRARDVHREPTPRLGGIAMFGGLCAGLLVASHLTNIKSVFDTNEPRALLSGAALIWVLGVLDDKWGVDALVKLGGQMIAAGVMVLQGLTILWIPVPGVGTVSLTPMQGTLLTVALVVVTINAVNFVDGLDGLASGMVCIAAAAFFMYAYRMWFGYGIEAAAPATLFSVVLMGMCLGFLPHNMHPARIFMGDSGSMLIGLVMAAGAVSVTGQVDPDLLGQKAGGLREATHAMVPVYIPLLLPLTVIAVPVADLILAIVRRTWKGQSPFAADRGHLHHRLLEIGHSHSRAVLIMYFWSALIAFGAVAYSANNASMWIVLGIVLLSAVGLVLLLLPRFTPRAPRWAEWMVPPRYRRSRRTPVAVADGERHGSGEEEREPVPAGLHGATAIGDRSRFVDRRKAGSNR, encoded by the coding sequence ATGGGGCAGCCCGTGCGTGAATACCTGCTGACGCTGTGCGTCACGGCCGCGGTGACCTACCTGCTGACCGGGCCGGTGCGGAAGTTCGCGATCGCCGCCGGTGCGATGCCGGAGATCCGCGCCCGCGACGTGCACCGCGAACCGACACCCCGGCTGGGTGGTATCGCGATGTTCGGTGGGCTGTGCGCGGGGCTGCTGGTCGCCTCGCATCTGACGAACATCAAGAGCGTCTTCGACACCAATGAGCCGCGGGCGCTGCTGTCGGGTGCCGCGCTGATCTGGGTGCTCGGGGTGCTGGACGACAAGTGGGGCGTGGACGCGCTGGTCAAACTGGGCGGCCAGATGATCGCCGCGGGCGTGATGGTCCTCCAGGGCCTGACGATCCTGTGGATCCCGGTTCCCGGTGTCGGCACGGTCTCGCTGACGCCCATGCAGGGCACGCTGCTGACCGTCGCGCTGGTCGTCGTCACCATCAACGCCGTCAACTTCGTCGACGGCCTGGACGGTCTGGCCTCCGGCATGGTGTGCATCGCCGCCGCGGCGTTCTTCATGTACGCCTACCGGATGTGGTTCGGCTACGGCATCGAGGCGGCCGCGCCGGCCACGCTGTTCTCGGTCGTGCTGATGGGGATGTGCCTGGGCTTCCTGCCGCACAACATGCACCCGGCGCGCATCTTCATGGGGGACTCCGGCTCGATGCTGATCGGGCTGGTGATGGCGGCCGGTGCGGTGTCGGTGACCGGCCAGGTGGACCCGGATCTGCTGGGGCAGAAGGCCGGTGGTCTGCGCGAGGCCACGCATGCGATGGTGCCGGTCTACATTCCGCTGCTGCTGCCGCTGACGGTGATCGCGGTGCCGGTCGCGGACCTGATTCTGGCCATTGTGCGGCGCACCTGGAAGGGCCAGTCGCCGTTCGCCGCGGACCGCGGGCATCTGCACCACCGGCTGCTGGAGATCGGACATTCGCACAGCCGCGCGGTGCTGATCATGTACTTCTGGTCGGCGCTGATCGCCTTCGGCGCGGTGGCGTACTCGGCGAACAACGCCAGCATGTGGATCGTCCTGGGCATCGTGCTGCTGAGCGCGGTGGGCCTGGTGCTGCTTCTGCTGCCGCGGTTCACGCCGCGGGCCCCGCGCTGGGCGGAGTGGATGGTTCCGCCGCGGTACCGCCGCAGCCGGCGCACCCCCGTCGCGGTGGCGGACGGCGAGCGGCACGGGAGTGGCGAGGAGGAGCGCGAGCCGGTGCCGGCGGGGCTGCACGGGGCCACCGCGATCGGCGACCGGTCACGCTTCGTGGATCGCCGGAAGGCGGGAAGTAACCGCTGA
- the atpB gene encoding F0F1 ATP synthase subunit A — protein MLAFDTQCHLFIPGCGFEAPGLHSFVFEPLFTIGGFEFNKPMLLALLSTVVVVWFFWAAFGRAKVVPGKLQMVGEAGYDFVRRGLVYDALGKKEGDKYVPFMVALFFFVWIMNIWSIIPLAQFPVTSVISFPIGLALIVYIIWMSLTFKKHGFVGAWKNLSGYDKSLGWVLPLIMVLELLQHLIIRPFTHAVRLFANMFAGHMLILMFTIASWYLLNGIGIVYAGASFLMTIVMTAFELFIQAVQAYIFVLLACNYIQGALAENH, from the coding sequence ATGCTCGCCTTCGACACTCAGTGCCACCTCTTTATTCCGGGGTGTGGCTTTGAGGCCCCGGGCCTTCATTCCTTCGTCTTCGAGCCGCTCTTCACCATCGGTGGCTTCGAGTTCAACAAGCCGATGCTGCTCGCCCTGCTCAGCACCGTCGTGGTCGTGTGGTTCTTCTGGGCCGCATTCGGCCGGGCCAAGGTGGTCCCCGGCAAGCTGCAGATGGTCGGCGAGGCGGGATACGACTTCGTGCGCCGCGGGCTCGTCTACGACGCGCTCGGCAAGAAGGAGGGCGACAAGTACGTCCCCTTCATGGTCGCGCTGTTCTTCTTCGTATGGATCATGAACATCTGGTCCATCATTCCGCTGGCCCAGTTCCCGGTCACCTCGGTCATCTCCTTCCCCATCGGGCTGGCGCTGATCGTCTACATCATCTGGATGTCGCTGACCTTCAAGAAGCACGGCTTCGTCGGCGCCTGGAAGAACCTCTCCGGCTACGACAAGTCGCTCGGCTGGGTCCTCCCGCTGATCATGGTGCTCGAACTGCTCCAGCACCTGATCATCCGGCCCTTCACCCACGCGGTCCGGCTCTTCGCGAACATGTTCGCGGGCCACATGCTGATCCTGATGTTCACCATCGCCAGCTGGTACCTGCTGAACGGCATCGGCATCGTCTACGCCGGCGCATCGTTCCTGATGACCATCGTGATGACCGCCTTCGAGCTCTTCATCCAGGCCGTCCAGGCGTACATCTTCGTCCTCCTGGCCTGCAACTACATCCAGGGCGCGCTCGCCGAGAACCACTGA
- the atpE gene encoding ATP synthase F0 subunit C, with amino-acid sequence MSAALETVNLAAGLTGNIASVGYGLAAIGPGVGVGIIFGNGTQALARQPEAAGLIRTNQIMGFAFCEALALIGIVMGYAYK; translated from the coding sequence ATGTCCGCTGCTCTCGAGACTGTCAACCTCGCCGCCGGCCTCACCGGCAACATCGCCTCGGTCGGTTACGGCCTCGCGGCCATCGGCCCCGGCGTCGGCGTCGGCATCATCTTCGGTAACGGCACCCAGGCCCTGGCCCGTCAGCCCGAGGCGGCCGGTCTGATCCGCACCAACCAGATCATGGGTTTCGCCTTCTGTGAGGCGCTCGCCCTCATCGGCATCGTCATGGGTTACGCGTACAAGTAA
- a CDS encoding F0F1 ATP synthase subunit B gives MAVEVPENPLVPPIPELVIGLVAFFIVFAILAKKLLPNINRVLEERRSQIEGRMEEAEALQAEAQQVLADYRAQLADARHEAARLRQEAQEQGATLIAEMRAEGQRQREEIIAAGHAQIEADRKAAAQSLRQDVGKLATDLAGKLVGESLEDAARQSRTIDRFLDEIEAQAAADTTKAEAGR, from the coding sequence ATGGCGGTGGAGGTTCCCGAGAACCCCCTGGTCCCGCCGATTCCCGAGCTGGTCATCGGTCTGGTCGCCTTCTTCATCGTCTTCGCCATCCTGGCCAAGAAGCTCCTCCCGAACATCAACCGTGTTCTGGAAGAGCGCCGCAGCCAGATCGAAGGCCGCATGGAAGAGGCCGAGGCGCTCCAGGCCGAGGCCCAGCAGGTGCTCGCCGACTACCGGGCACAGCTGGCCGACGCCCGGCACGAGGCCGCCCGACTGCGCCAGGAGGCGCAGGAGCAGGGCGCGACCCTCATCGCCGAGATGCGCGCCGAGGGCCAGCGGCAGCGTGAGGAGATCATCGCTGCCGGTCACGCCCAGATCGAGGCGGACCGCAAGGCGGCCGCGCAGTCGCTGCGTCAGGACGTGGGCAAGCTCGCCACCGACCTGGCCGGCAAGCTCGTCGGCGAGTCCCTCGAGGACGCCGCTCGGCAGAGCCGGACCATCGACCGCTTCCTCGACGAGATCGAGGCCCAGGCGGCGGCGGACACGACGAAGGCTGAGGCCGGCCGATGA